One genomic window of Aliiroseovarius sp. M344 includes the following:
- a CDS encoding phosphoserine transaminase, with protein sequence MTDISQPATRPANPRFSSGPCAKPPIWTLDALSDAALGRSHRAAIGKDKLKAAIEGTRDVLCIPADYKIGIVPASDTGAVEMALWSLLGVRGVELLAWESFGAGWVTDVTKQLKLDAVAKTADYGELPDLASVDFTNDVVFTWNGTTSGVRVPNGDWIPADREGLTICDATSAAFAMDLPWDKLDVTTFSWQKVLGGEAAHGMLILSPRAVERLESYTPAWPLPKIFRLTKGGKLIDGIFTGATINTPSMLAVEDYLFALDWAQSVGGLEGLIHRADANTKAIADFVEMRDWIDFLAHDPATLSNTSVCLKFTDDRIKDGAAFAKAVAKRLEAEGVALDIGAYRDAPAGLRIWCGGTVETSDVDALMPWLDWAFNAEIAAQ encoded by the coding sequence ATGACTGATATTTCTCAACCGGCAACGCGGCCGGCCAATCCGCGCTTTTCTTCTGGCCCTTGTGCCAAACCCCCCATATGGACATTGGATGCGTTGTCGGACGCGGCACTTGGCCGTTCGCACCGTGCCGCTATTGGCAAGGACAAGCTGAAAGCCGCGATCGAAGGCACACGCGACGTTCTGTGCATCCCAGCTGACTATAAGATCGGCATCGTGCCTGCCTCGGACACCGGTGCGGTCGAGATGGCGCTGTGGTCGCTTCTGGGCGTACGCGGGGTCGAACTGCTGGCGTGGGAAAGCTTTGGCGCTGGTTGGGTCACGGACGTGACCAAGCAGCTGAAGCTGGATGCGGTGGCTAAAACAGCTGATTACGGTGAGCTTCCTGATCTGGCGTCGGTCGATTTCACCAACGATGTTGTTTTCACTTGGAACGGCACCACCTCGGGTGTGCGGGTTCCGAATGGCGATTGGATCCCGGCAGACCGCGAGGGTCTGACAATCTGTGATGCGACCTCGGCGGCGTTTGCGATGGATCTGCCGTGGGACAAGTTAGATGTGACCACGTTCAGCTGGCAGAAAGTGCTGGGCGGCGAGGCTGCACATGGCATGCTGATCCTCAGCCCGCGCGCTGTTGAGCGTCTGGAAAGCTATACGCCTGCGTGGCCCTTGCCGAAAATCTTCCGCCTGACCAAGGGCGGCAAGCTGATCGACGGTATCTTCACCGGCGCGACCATCAACACGCCGTCGATGCTGGCGGTCGAGGATTACCTTTTCGCGCTGGACTGGGCGCAATCGGTTGGTGGGCTGGAAGGTCTGATCCATCGCGCGGATGCCAACACCAAGGCGATTGCCGACTTCGTCGAGATGCGCGACTGGATTGATTTCTTGGCGCATGACCCGGCGACGCTGTCAAACACCTCGGTTTGTCTGAAGTTTACCGATGACCGCATCAAGGACGGCGCGGCGTTTGCCAAGGCCGTTGCCAAGCGGTTGGAAGCTGAAGGCGTGGCGCTGGACATCGGAGCCTATCGTGATGCCCCGGCAGGTCTGCGGATCTGGTGTGGTGGCACGGTCGAAACCTCGGACGTTGACGCCCTGATGCCGTGGCTCGACTGGGCGTTCAACGCCGAGATCGCCGCTCAATAA
- a CDS encoding Stf0 sulfotransferase family protein, producing the protein MPVAKARPFLDLLKRRRGFFRHDAFDQDLFDRIMAKPKPHNLYAIFFTPRSGSTRVTRLIGDAKLSNHPGEFFNEYFIDQIAQRHSARNLREFVDLIQRHRQRGGQFGFEITYKQLATTFLTGGRFLSIVKPDHTAWLMREDIVAQAVSGSRLVQTQVPHTPTADQVKLEKAEQQFSYDAPQIAAMIKRIMWMEARTEKLIQRANLDTFRFSYEMTNALGPERTTRLLATKLGLPVPAGEVVELHQKLPGTKGHAFAERFRAEHMALVANVEEQRAPLLAFIEKQKELYL; encoded by the coding sequence ATGCCAGTGGCCAAGGCCCGCCCTTTTTTAGACCTGCTGAAACGCAGACGCGGATTCTTTCGACATGATGCGTTCGATCAAGACCTCTTTGATCGCATCATGGCAAAGCCAAAGCCCCACAATCTTTACGCCATCTTCTTCACGCCCCGAAGCGGCAGCACGCGGGTTACACGGCTGATTGGGGATGCAAAGCTGTCAAACCACCCCGGTGAATTCTTCAACGAATATTTCATCGACCAGATCGCGCAACGGCATTCGGCCCGCAACCTCAGAGAATTTGTCGATCTGATACAGCGCCACAGGCAACGGGGTGGCCAGTTCGGTTTTGAAATAACCTACAAACAACTCGCAACAACCTTTCTAACTGGTGGCCGTTTCCTATCTATTGTTAAACCCGATCACACGGCTTGGCTGATGCGGGAAGATATCGTCGCTCAGGCTGTGTCCGGTTCGCGATTAGTACAAACACAAGTGCCCCACACGCCGACAGCCGATCAGGTAAAGTTGGAAAAGGCAGAACAGCAATTCAGCTATGACGCACCTCAAATCGCAGCGATGATAAAGCGGATCATGTGGATGGAGGCGCGGACCGAAAAGCTGATCCAGCGCGCGAACTTGGATACGTTCAGGTTTTCCTACGAGATGACAAATGCACTTGGCCCCGAACGCACAACACGGCTGTTGGCGACAAAACTTGGCCTGCCTGTTCCCGCTGGCGAGGTGGTAGAACTGCACCAAAAGTTGCCGGGAACAAAAGGTCACGCGTTTGCCGAACGCTTTCGCGCAGAACATATGGCACTCGTTGCGAATGTTGAAGAACAACGCGCGCCGCTTCTTGCCTTCATCGAGAAACAAAAAGAACTTTACCTCTAA
- the serB gene encoding phosphoserine phosphatase SerB, with amino-acid sequence MYIATLLTAPDAANLDPALVDNLRNAWGGSAALWLSPDEAAEFALAQLPDNRWTVWSDLQKLGVDLIVQPEQGRRKKMLLADMDSTMIQQECIDELADEAGVGARVKDITARAMNGELDFDGALKERVGLLAGLPETVIGDVLAHRITLMPGGRALLATMKANGAYAALVSGGFTSFTAHVAETLGFDENRANTLLIADGQLTGQVGLPILGREAKVAALKEISARLNLTHDDVMAVGDGANDLGMLEMAGAGVALHAKPSVAAQCDIRINHGDLTALLYIQGYAKTEFAGV; translated from the coding sequence ATGTACATCGCCACTCTTCTGACTGCCCCAGATGCCGCCAACCTTGACCCGGCCTTGGTTGATAACCTGCGCAACGCATGGGGCGGAAGTGCGGCGCTGTGGCTGTCTCCGGACGAAGCGGCCGAGTTTGCGTTGGCCCAATTGCCGGACAACCGATGGACGGTTTGGTCTGATCTTCAAAAGCTGGGCGTTGATTTGATTGTCCAACCCGAACAGGGACGGCGCAAAAAAATGCTGTTGGCGGATATGGATTCGACCATGATCCAGCAAGAATGCATCGACGAGTTGGCGGACGAAGCCGGCGTGGGCGCGCGGGTGAAAGACATCACGGCGCGCGCGATGAACGGCGAGTTGGATTTCGACGGCGCTTTGAAAGAGCGTGTTGGCCTGCTGGCAGGTCTGCCGGAAACCGTCATCGGCGACGTGCTGGCGCATCGGATCACCCTGATGCCGGGGGGCCGCGCGCTACTTGCGACGATGAAAGCGAACGGGGCTTATGCGGCGCTTGTTTCGGGCGGCTTCACGTCCTTTACGGCCCACGTTGCCGAAACGCTTGGCTTTGACGAAAACCGCGCGAATACGCTGTTGATTGCAGACGGGCAGCTGACCGGACAGGTCGGGCTGCCCATTCTGGGCCGCGAAGCAAAAGTCGCGGCACTGAAAGAAATCTCGGCCCGCCTTAACCTGACCCACGACGACGTGATGGCGGTGGGCGACGGCGCAAACGACCTTGGGATGTTGGAAATGGCAGGCGCAGGTGTGGCCCTACACGCCAAACCGTCGGTCGCAGCGCAATGTGACATCCGCATCAATCACGGCGACCTTACCGCGCTGCTTTATATTCAAGGCTACGCAAAGACCGAGTTCGCAGGTGTTTGA
- a CDS encoding TSUP family transporter — MFDLTTEVVLLLMGAAFVAGFVDSIAGGGGLITLPALLLAGVPPVTALATNKVQGLFGAGMAAVTYARAGHVNLRRQLRAAALSFAGAVIGALLASSLPTDLIRLGLPVLLIAVAVFFAVKPGLDDIDKQERITPVLFTITFVPLIGFYDGLLGPGAGAFFMIGFVSLAGYGILRATANTKLLNFASNLGGLVGFMLVSPPLWALGLAMGVAQMAGAYLGSTLASRIGAKLIKPVLVIASSALAFKLLAEWF; from the coding sequence GTGTTTGACCTGACGACCGAAGTCGTCCTGTTGCTGATGGGCGCCGCCTTCGTGGCGGGCTTTGTGGACAGCATCGCAGGTGGAGGAGGGTTGATCACCCTGCCCGCCCTGCTGCTTGCAGGCGTGCCACCGGTTACCGCGCTGGCCACCAACAAGGTACAGGGGCTGTTCGGTGCAGGCATGGCGGCGGTCACATATGCCCGAGCCGGTCACGTGAACCTGCGCCGCCAACTGCGCGCTGCGGCATTATCCTTTGCTGGCGCCGTCATTGGCGCTTTGCTGGCAAGTTCACTGCCCACAGACCTTATTCGACTGGGTCTGCCTGTCTTGCTGATTGCGGTTGCGGTCTTTTTTGCCGTGAAGCCCGGCCTTGATGACATCGACAAGCAAGAGCGGATCACCCCAGTTTTGTTCACAATCACATTTGTCCCGCTGATCGGGTTCTATGACGGGCTGTTGGGGCCGGGTGCTGGCGCATTTTTCATGATCGGGTTTGTCAGCCTTGCGGGCTATGGCATTTTGCGCGCGACGGCCAATACCAAGCTGCTGAATTTCGCATCGAACCTAGGCGGGCTGGTGGGGTTCATGCTGGTTTCCCCACCCCTGTGGGCGCTTGGGCTGGCGATGGGTGTCGCCCAAATGGCCGGAGCTTATCTGGGGTCTACGCTTGCCTCGCGGATCGGGGCCAAGCTGATCAAACCTGTCTTGGTCATCGCCTCAAGCGCATTGGCGTTTAAACTGCTGGCAGAGTGGTTTTAG
- a CDS encoding asparaginase produces MSQAERLVEVWRGDILESQHHGHAVICSAKGEIVEAWGNPDQVILPRSSAKMLQALPLVESGAADAAGLTTEQLALSCASHQGAAIHTDRVTRWLSDMGLGNDDLLCGPQMPDDRDARVGLIKTDTSPCRIHNNCSGKHAGFLTLNRHMGGGADYVDLDHPIQKTIKAAFEDITAEDSPGYGIDGCSAPNFASTLAGMGRAMGAFAGAKAGGDKRHDAAVRLREAMMLHPELVAGETRACTELMRAAKGKAVLKTGAEAFFVAILPEQELGVALKITDGATRASECAIAAILVKLGVLDANDPMVRKRMNPDVLNRAGQHTGEIRPSAALLR; encoded by the coding sequence ATGTCTCAGGCGGAGCGTCTTGTCGAGGTTTGGAGAGGCGATATCCTTGAAAGCCAGCATCATGGCCATGCGGTGATTTGCAGTGCCAAAGGCGAGATTGTCGAGGCGTGGGGCAATCCCGATCAGGTGATTTTACCGCGATCCTCGGCCAAGATGTTGCAGGCGCTTCCTTTGGTTGAAAGTGGTGCGGCGGATGCTGCGGGTCTGACCACCGAGCAACTGGCGCTGTCGTGTGCCAGCCACCAAGGTGCGGCCATTCATACAGATCGTGTGACCCGTTGGCTTTCCGATATGGGTCTGGGCAATGATGATCTGTTGTGCGGCCCACAGATGCCAGATGACAGGGACGCCAGAGTGGGCCTGATCAAGACAGACACAAGCCCCTGCCGCATCCACAACAATTGCTCGGGCAAGCACGCGGGTTTTCTGACCCTGAATCGCCATATGGGCGGTGGCGCAGACTATGTGGACCTTGACCACCCAATACAAAAAACCATCAAGGCCGCGTTCGAGGATATCACGGCCGAAGACAGCCCCGGCTATGGGATTGATGGCTGCTCGGCCCCCAATTTCGCTTCGACATTGGCGGGGATGGGCCGTGCCATGGGGGCTTTTGCAGGGGCGAAAGCGGGTGGCGACAAACGGCACGACGCAGCGGTGAGATTGCGCGAGGCGATGATGTTGCACCCTGAGCTGGTAGCTGGCGAAACCCGCGCCTGCACTGAATTGATGCGCGCCGCCAAAGGAAAAGCTGTTTTGAAAACTGGGGCCGAGGCGTTCTTTGTGGCGATTTTACCAGAACAAGAGCTGGGGGTTGCACTTAAAATCACCGACGGGGCCACGCGTGCCTCGGAATGTGCGATCGCGGCCATTCTTGTGAAGCTTGGGGTCTTGGATGCGAATGATCCGATGGTAAGAAAACGGATGAACCCGGATGTTCTCAATCGTGCTGGCCAGCACACCGGTGAGATCAGGCCCTCCGCGGCATTACTGCGCTAA
- a CDS encoding invasion associated locus B family protein has translation MIRTISGALCALGLSLAATGVSAQESSNRVAANTDWSVFVEDSPKECWSVSSPKETVNTKNGRSVAVKRGNILLFVSYRPGQKVKDEVSFTGGYPFAPGSTVSLQVGDSTFQLFTDGEWAWSASPGDDAKIIAAMKRGASAVASAQSSRGTKTQDTFSLLGFTAAVEEAGKRCGS, from the coding sequence ATGATACGAACGATTTCAGGCGCGTTGTGCGCACTGGGTCTGTCGCTGGCGGCGACGGGCGTTTCCGCTCAGGAAAGCTCGAACCGGGTCGCAGCAAACACGGATTGGAGCGTGTTTGTAGAGGACAGCCCAAAAGAGTGTTGGAGCGTTTCGAGCCCAAAAGAAACGGTAAACACCAAGAATGGCCGCTCGGTCGCAGTGAAGCGGGGCAATATTCTGTTGTTCGTCAGCTATCGCCCCGGGCAGAAGGTTAAAGACGAGGTGTCGTTTACTGGCGGCTACCCTTTCGCCCCCGGATCGACAGTGTCGTTGCAGGTGGGTGATTCCACCTTCCAACTGTTCACAGATGGCGAATGGGCGTGGTCAGCATCGCCGGGCGATGATGCAAAGATCATTGCCGCGATGAAACGGGGCGCAAGTGCGGTTGCAAGTGCGCAAAGTTCGCGCGGAACCAAGACGCAAGACACGTTCAGCCTTCTTGGGTTCACGGCAGCTGTTGAAGAAGCCGGAAAACGCTGCGGAAGCTAA
- the rlmN gene encoding 23S rRNA (adenine(2503)-C(2))-methyltransferase RlmN produces MEPTAPITQDVMTIPRKTDDTGKRNLVGMTRDQLRDALIAVGTPEKQAKMRTGQVWQWIYQWGVRDFDVMTNLAKPYRALLAENFVIEIPEVVTRQISEDGTRKYLVRIAGGHEVEVVYIPEEGRGTLCISSQVGCTLTCSFCHTGTQKLVRNLTSAEIVGQIMVARDDLNEWPEPGTRKPDEARLLSNIVLMGMGEPLYNFENVRDAMLIAMDPEGIQLSRRRITLSTSGVVPEIARTAEEIGCLLAISFHATTDEVRDKLVPINKRWNIEELLKSLAAYPKVSNSERITFEYVMLNGVNDSVEDAHRLVDHIKRHKIAAKINLIPFNEWPGAPYKRSSNNRIHAFADIIHEAGFASPIRRPRGEDIMAACGQLKSETERARKSKRQIEAEAGLG; encoded by the coding sequence ATGGAACCCACCGCCCCGATCACACAGGATGTCATGACCATCCCTCGCAAAACCGACGACACGGGCAAGCGCAACCTCGTGGGGATGACGCGTGATCAATTGCGGGATGCGTTGATCGCTGTCGGAACCCCTGAGAAACAGGCCAAAATGCGGACAGGCCAGGTCTGGCAGTGGATTTACCAGTGGGGCGTGCGCGATTTCGACGTGATGACCAATCTGGCGAAACCATATCGCGCGTTGCTGGCCGAAAACTTCGTCATTGAGATCCCAGAGGTCGTGACGCGCCAAATCTCGGAAGATGGCACCCGCAAGTATCTTGTACGTATCGCAGGTGGGCACGAGGTCGAAGTCGTCTACATTCCCGAAGAAGGGCGCGGCACGTTGTGCATCAGCTCTCAGGTCGGGTGCACATTGACCTGTTCTTTCTGCCATACAGGCACTCAGAAACTGGTGCGCAACCTGACCTCGGCCGAGATTGTCGGACAGATCATGGTGGCGCGGGACGATCTGAACGAATGGCCCGAACCGGGCACGCGCAAACCGGACGAAGCCCGGTTGTTGTCCAATATCGTTCTGATGGGCATGGGCGAGCCGCTTTATAATTTTGAAAACGTGCGCGATGCGATGTTGATTGCCATGGACCCGGAAGGCATCCAGCTGTCGCGCCGTCGCATTACATTGTCGACATCAGGCGTCGTGCCCGAAATCGCCCGCACTGCCGAAGAAATCGGCTGCCTTCTGGCCATCAGCTTCCACGCCACCACGGACGAGGTGCGCGACAAGCTGGTCCCAATCAACAAACGCTGGAACATCGAAGAGCTGCTCAAAAGCCTCGCGGCCTATCCGAAAGTGTCCAACTCGGAACGGATCACCTTTGAATATGTGATGCTGAACGGGGTGAACGATTCCGTTGAAGACGCGCATCGTTTGGTCGATCACATCAAGCGCCACAAGATCGCCGCCAAGATCAACCTGATCCCCTTCAACGAATGGCCCGGGGCGCCCTATAAACGGTCGTCAAACAATCGGATTCACGCCTTTGCGGACATCATTCACGAGGCCGGTTTTGCCAGCCCCATTCGCAGACCTCGCGGCGAAGACATCATGGCCGCCTGCGGTCAGTTGAAGTCCGAGACCGAGCGCGCGCGGAAATCGAAGCGCCAAATCGAGGCTGAGGCGGGGTTGGGGTGA
- a CDS encoding sensor histidine kinase gives MLALSGLAFFERQNLLRELTVKSETLHRLASQRADQHDAHLTSLSAIFVAGGVAREDLLLDVAATIKRFYPRIVSLNVVPYDPSQPVIETQPGLSTQTRERVVELARRSTGALQIGQMPDLPDQYLLVKRTPNSNAAQHGLALVIDARALIATDDPFWNGTSASLRLSTPDGQTVLAGQLSSGEFGFSKPLGSASQPLVFETSLAIGLSDLLPVGKVVSVIALVTVVFLLSAFGFKQRAHTKDAENRAKLSAQETRLAHASRVNAMGEMASGMAHELAQPLTAILSQAQAGRHLARRGDVERLGTILDDTVSQAQRAANILDRLRRWSKPNRAPSEACSVHEAIQSVQNLLALEAKTKGAAITLSLHDDPLFVDADPVELEQVVFNLVRNALDASDSAQVTIRTNVDGHSVILDVSDTGPGVPEHLKPRIFQPFVTGKADGTGLGLALCQRLVEEMGGEIILLDDTEQTTFRMSLLLSNKAGPQ, from the coding sequence ATGCTCGCGCTCAGCGGGTTGGCGTTCTTTGAACGGCAAAACTTGCTGCGTGAACTGACGGTCAAAAGTGAAACGCTGCATCGTTTGGCCTCTCAACGTGCGGATCAGCATGATGCGCATTTAACATCGTTGTCTGCGATTTTTGTGGCGGGCGGGGTTGCGCGAGAGGATTTATTGCTCGACGTGGCCGCGACGATAAAGAGGTTTTATCCACGGATTGTGTCGCTGAATGTCGTGCCATACGATCCGTCCCAACCCGTGATAGAAACGCAGCCTGGCCTCTCCACACAGACGAGGGAGCGCGTGGTTGAACTGGCCCGCCGCTCGACCGGGGCATTGCAAATCGGGCAAATGCCAGACTTGCCAGATCAATACCTGCTCGTGAAACGGACGCCCAATTCTAACGCAGCACAGCATGGTTTGGCCCTAGTGATCGACGCCCGCGCACTGATTGCAACAGATGATCCATTTTGGAATGGGACATCGGCGTCTTTGCGTCTTTCCACACCGGACGGCCAAACAGTGTTAGCAGGACAGCTGTCATCAGGCGAGTTTGGGTTTTCCAAACCACTTGGCAGTGCGTCTCAGCCTTTGGTATTTGAGACGTCTTTGGCCATCGGTCTCTCTGACCTTTTACCAGTCGGAAAAGTGGTCTCTGTCATCGCACTGGTCACGGTGGTCTTTTTGCTGTCAGCTTTCGGTTTCAAACAACGCGCGCACACAAAAGATGCAGAAAACCGCGCAAAACTTAGCGCGCAGGAAACCCGGCTGGCCCACGCCTCCCGCGTCAATGCGATGGGTGAAATGGCCAGCGGCATGGCGCATGAACTGGCGCAACCGCTGACCGCTATTCTGAGCCAGGCACAGGCTGGCCGCCACTTGGCGCGGCGTGGTGATGTTGAACGTCTTGGCACTATTTTGGACGACACGGTTTCCCAAGCACAGCGCGCGGCGAATATCCTTGATCGCCTAAGACGCTGGAGCAAACCAAACCGTGCGCCGTCTGAGGCCTGTTCCGTCCATGAAGCTATACAAAGCGTGCAGAACCTGCTGGCATTGGAGGCGAAGACAAAGGGGGCTGCCATTACCCTGTCGCTGCATGATGATCCGCTCTTTGTTGATGCTGATCCGGTCGAGTTGGAACAGGTTGTGTTTAATCTGGTGCGCAACGCACTTGATGCCTCAGACTCGGCACAGGTCACGATCCGTACGAATGTCGATGGTCATTCGGTTATTTTGGATGTCAGCGATACCGGACCGGGTGTCCCGGAACACCTTAAGCCCCGCATCTTTCAACCATTCGTGACAGGCAAAGCGGACGGAACGGGGCTTGGCCTCGCGCTGTGTCAAAGACTGGTTGAGGAAATGGGCGGTGAAATCATTTTGCTGGACGACACTGAGCAGACCACTTTCCGTATGTCCCTGCTACTCTCAAACAAGGCGGGGCCACAATGA
- a CDS encoding response regulator transcription factor, producing the protein MTNHVYLVDDDEGVRNALSLLLETVGLNVRSFASPETFLAQAADLTPGCLILDIRMPAISGLKLQERLTDQGVSWPTVIISGHGDIEACRRAFRNGAIDFLSKPVDEQDLIDAIQRGHAELEIRRQASEERAEAVALVQHLSTREQEVLEMIAKGLTTKQIADALTLSPRTVESHRAAIAAKAGTSSAAELTRYWLDAKADQ; encoded by the coding sequence ATGACCAACCATGTTTACCTCGTTGATGATGATGAGGGCGTGCGCAACGCGCTGAGCCTTCTGTTGGAAACCGTCGGGCTGAATGTGCGTAGCTTTGCGTCACCGGAGACATTCTTGGCGCAAGCGGCAGACCTGACGCCGGGCTGCCTGATCCTTGATATCCGGATGCCCGCGATCTCGGGTCTGAAACTACAAGAAAGGCTGACCGACCAAGGCGTGTCGTGGCCCACGGTGATCATCAGCGGGCACGGCGATATCGAAGCGTGCAGGCGCGCGTTTCGCAATGGGGCGATCGATTTTTTGAGCAAGCCAGTAGACGAACAAGACCTGATTGATGCAATCCAAAGGGGTCATGCAGAACTTGAAATACGCCGACAGGCTTCTGAGGAACGCGCAGAAGCGGTGGCGTTGGTGCAGCACCTGTCTACGCGGGAACAAGAAGTTCTTGAGATGATCGCAAAGGGTTTGACCACAAAGCAAATCGCAGATGCGCTGACCCTGTCGCCCCGCACGGTTGAAAGTCACCGTGCAGCGATTGCGGCCAAAGCGGGCACGTCTTCAGCGGCGGAACTCACGCGGTATTGGCTGGATGCAAAAGCGGATCAGTAG
- a CDS encoding GlcG/HbpS family heme-binding protein gives MIRSIALATALLTPIAAFAQDLPTAPFLPLDMATTAAQAAVAACSGEGHNISVAIVARSGETKALLRADNAGPHTVGSSTGKAFTSASMGRDTTGLAGFIGGNPENGGLRDMDSRLVIQAGGLPIRIGGALVGGIGVGGAPSGAIDETCARAGLDAIGAE, from the coding sequence ATGATCCGTTCTATTGCTCTTGCGACCGCTCTGCTGACACCCATCGCAGCCTTCGCCCAAGACCTGCCCACAGCGCCTTTCCTGCCGCTCGATATGGCGACCACTGCCGCCCAAGCCGCCGTCGCCGCCTGCTCTGGCGAGGGCCACAATATCAGCGTAGCAATCGTCGCGCGCAGCGGCGAAACGAAGGCGCTTTTGCGTGCTGATAATGCAGGCCCGCATACTGTCGGTTCCAGCACAGGCAAAGCGTTCACATCCGCCAGCATGGGTCGTGATACGACAGGTCTTGCGGGCTTTATCGGCGGCAACCCTGAAAACGGCGGGCTGCGCGATATGGATAGCCGTCTGGTCATCCAGGCTGGCGGTCTGCCCATCCGGATCGGTGGTGCATTGGTCGGTGGTATCGGTGTTGGCGGCGCGCCATCCGGCGCAATCGACGAGACATGCGCCCGAGCAGGTCTTGACGCGATCGGTGCTGAGTAA
- a CDS encoding ankyrin repeat domain-containing protein yields MLRSLLFALAISTAVSAHAQTAPSASDIASYTGLHLAAHEGDVDEINRLIAAGANVDIRDRSQRTPAHVAAFASHDDALIALANGGADMNALENRVYDVLTIAAVADDPEMVSLAMELGNEPDLITSVYDGTALIAAAHLGHHDVVARLVKGGAPLNHINNLAWTALIEAVILGDGGPDRIKTVQILVDAGAEKSIGDRDGVTPLQHATSRGYAEMVEILK; encoded by the coding sequence ATGCTTCGTTCCCTCCTGTTCGCTTTGGCAATCAGCACCGCTGTGTCTGCCCATGCGCAAACAGCCCCGTCTGCCTCAGACATCGCGTCTTACACAGGCTTGCACCTTGCCGCCCACGAGGGCGACGTGGATGAGATCAACCGTCTGATCGCAGCAGGTGCCAATGTGGATATCCGAGATCGGTCACAGCGCACGCCCGCACATGTCGCAGCCTTTGCATCACATGATGACGCTCTGATCGCACTGGCCAATGGTGGAGCGGACATGAACGCCCTCGAAAACCGTGTTTACGATGTACTGACAATCGCAGCCGTCGCGGACGATCCCGAAATGGTATCGCTGGCAATGGAACTTGGAAACGAGCCAGACCTGATCACCAGCGTTTACGACGGCACGGCCTTGATCGCTGCGGCGCATCTCGGACATCACGACGTGGTCGCGCGTCTTGTCAAAGGCGGCGCACCGCTGAATCATATCAACAACCTGGCGTGGACCGCTTTGATAGAGGCTGTCATATTGGGCGACGGTGGCCCTGACCGCATCAAGACGGTGCAAATCCTTGTTGATGCAGGCGCTGAAAAATCCATCGGAGATCGCGATGGAGTGACGCCACTGCAACACGCCACGTCACGCGGCTACGCCGAAATGGTCGAAATCCTCAAATAA
- a CDS encoding TIGR00730 family Rossman fold protein has translation MKDDRNHPFRDSQQDREAAHHTPDTPQTRAQAYKLAYDDQEFMCRDELRPVRLQLELLKPELMMQEYGVESTVVLFGGARIPEPAKKDSARTKTLADLSRFYDEAREFSRLMTLRSKVNNHRENVVVTGGGPGVMEAGNRGAEDAGGVSIGLNIVLPHEQAPNEYVTPDLCFNFHYFAIRKMHFLMRAEAIAIFPGGFGTLDELFESLTLIQTGRMKKVPILLFGRDFWTKIVNWDALSDAGTISAEDLDLFSFVETAQEAVDVIDNWASTDKRTELPGR, from the coding sequence ATGAAAGACGACCGAAACCATCCGTTCCGCGACAGTCAGCAAGACCGCGAAGCGGCGCATCACACACCCGACACGCCACAGACCCGCGCGCAGGCCTATAAGCTGGCCTATGATGATCAGGAGTTCATGTGTCGCGATGAATTGCGTCCGGTGCGTCTGCAGCTGGAGCTTCTGAAACCTGAACTGATGATGCAGGAATACGGTGTTGAATCGACCGTCGTGCTGTTTGGTGGTGCGCGCATCCCTGAACCTGCAAAGAAAGATAGCGCCCGAACCAAAACGCTGGCGGACTTGTCCCGGTTCTATGACGAAGCCCGCGAATTTTCCCGCCTGATGACGCTGCGGTCGAAGGTGAACAACCACCGCGAAAACGTTGTTGTCACGGGCGGCGGCCCCGGCGTGATGGAGGCCGGGAACCGCGGCGCAGAAGACGCGGGCGGCGTTTCTATTGGCTTGAACATCGTATTGCCGCACGAACAGGCACCGAATGAATATGTGACGCCTGACCTCTGCTTCAACTTCCACTATTTCGCCATTCGCAAGATGCATTTTCTGATGCGCGCTGAAGCCATCGCCATCTTTCCCGGCGGTTTCGGAACATTGGACGAGCTGTTCGAAAGCCTGACCCTGATCCAGACAGGCCGCATGAAGAAAGTGCCGATCCTACTGTTTGGCCGCGACTTCTGGACCAAGATCGTAAACTGGGACGCACTCTCTGACGCGGGGACCATCAGCGCCGAGGATCTGGATCTGTTCAGTTTCGTTGAAACGGCTCAGGAGGCGGTCGACGTGATTGATAACTGGGCGTCAACGGACAAGCGGACGGAGCTGCCAGGGCGGTAA